From the genome of Ziziphus jujuba cultivar Dongzao chromosome 6, ASM3175591v1, one region includes:
- the LOC125418302 gene encoding pentatricopeptide repeat-containing protein At1g05750, chloroplastic-like, which produces MRNGEVEFAVEMFEEMPHRDGVSVKPRIENYGCMVDLYSRAGRMEDALHVIEKLPMEPNEVVVGSLLAACRIHGDFSLAEWLIKYLFELDPGVDSDYVILANIYAAVGRWDGAGKVKKTIKALGVQKTPGLSSIEIDCNIHEFVAGDKFHVDTECIYEMIRVSFSGAKSMWIYS; this is translated from the coding sequence ATGAGAAATGGGGAGGTTGAGTTCGCCGTTGAGATGTTTGAAGAAATGCCTCACAGAGATGGAGTTTCTGTCAAGCCTAGAATTGAGAATTATGGTTGTATGGTGGATCTCTATAGCCGAGCAGGAAGGATGGAAGATGCATTACATGTAATAGAGAAGTTGCCAATGGAACCAAATGAAGTTGTGGTTGGGTCATTGCTAGCTGCTTGTAGGATTCATGGTGATTTTAGCTTAGCTGAATGGTTAATTAAGTATCTCTTTGAGTTGGATCCTGGAGTTGACTCCGATTATGTGATCCTTGCGAACATATATGCCGCAGTTGGAAGATGGGACGGTGCAGGCAAAGTTAAGAAGACAATAAAGGCCCTTGGAGTACAGAAGACACCAGGACTTAGCTCAATAGAGATTGACTGCAACATTCATGAATTTGTGGCTGGTGATAAGTTTCATGTTGACACAGAGTGTATATATGAAATGATAAGAGTATCTTTCTCTGGAGCTAAAAGTATGTGGATATATTCCTGA
- the LOC107432710 gene encoding disease resistance-like protein DSC1, translating to MDVCIIGIWGIGGIGKTTLASIMFQKYAYSHFDDHCFLKDILEGADAYHLRNELLSQLVMIKMLVIVTTRDVQLLRKVGAKTFELKGLSDFDALKLFCFHSFGQHLPATGYESLSKGIADYARSNPLALEVLGFSLNSKSVKEWESASNKLKTYLNPDIQNVLRISSDKLGDKGIQDIFVDTACFSTGEMLREYLESILNCTEHFDAAKGISALVDKSLQIEWQYPSRGAFLEKHDLLQQMGHRIVCDENKDLGIRNRLWKAKDVSQWQYPSIAAKDVRQWQCPSIGAFLEKHGLPLQTGKGIVCDENKDLGNHNRLRKAKDVSQRQYPSRGAFKEKHGLLPQTKESGKRNRLLKAKDVSQWQYPSVGAFLEKHGLPLQTAQGIVCDENKDLGNRNRLWKVNDVCRVLERNTGTSTIEGISLNLGDLEKDIKLSPTAFSKMYNLKFLKIMHSNGGGFHMVMKEYCKTAPPGYKSMPDSFDCGCKSIHIPDGLESFVSEPT from the exons ATGGATGTTTGCATCATAGGTATTTGGGGCATTGGAGGTATTGGCAAGACCACCCTTGCTAgcattatgtttcaaaaatatgcaTACTCTCATTTCGATGATCATTGCTTTCTTAAGGATATTCTGGAAGGAGCTGATGCATATCATTTGAGAAATGAACTTCTTTCTCAGTTAGTAATGATAAAAATGTT AGTCATTGTTACAACAAGAGACGTGCAACTGCTTAGGAAAGTAGGCGCTAAAACTTTCGAGTTGAAGGGGTTATCTGACTTTGATGCTCTCAAGCTCTTCTGTTTCCACTCTTTTGGACAACATTTACCTGCAACAGGTTATGAGTCTTTATCAAAAGGAATTGCAGATTATGCCAGGAGCAATCCATTAGCTCTTGAAGTCTTGGGTTTTTCCCTTAATTCCAAAAGCGTTAAAGAATGGGAAAGTGCATCGAATAAACTGAAAACATATCTGAATCCTGACATTCAAAATGTGTTGAGAATAAGTTCAGATAAATTAGGTGACAAAGGCATCCAGGATATATTTGTTGATACGGCATGCTTCTCTACTGGTGAAATGCTTAGGGAATATTTAGAAAGCATACTAAATTGCACTGAGCATTTTGATGCAGCAAAAGGAATAAGTGCTCTCGTTGATAAATCCTTACAAATTGAATGGCAATATCCTTCAAGAGGAGCATTTTTGGAAAAGCATGACTTACTACAACAAATGGGCCACAGGATTGTTTGTGATGAAAATAAAGATTTAGGAATTCGTAATAGACTCTGGAAAGCTAAGGATGTCAGCCAGTGGCAATATCCTTCAATAGCAGCTAAGGATGTCAGACAATGGCAATGTCCTTCAATAGGAGCATTTTTGGAAAAGCATGGCTTACCACTACAAACGGGAAAGGGGATTGTTTGTGATGAAAACAAAGATTTAGGAAACCATAATAGACTGCGGAAAGCTAAGGATGTCAGCCAACGGCAATATCCTTCAAGAGGAGCATTTAAAGAAAAGCATGGCTTACTACCACAAACCAAAGAGTCAGGAAAACGTAATAGACTGTTGAAAGCTAAGGATGTCAGCCAATGGCAATATCCTTCAGTAGGAGCATTTTTGGAAAAGCATGGCTTACCACTACAAACGGCCCAGGGGATTGTTTGTGATGAAAACAAAGATTTAGGAAATCGTAATAGACTGTGGAAAGTTAATGATGTCTGCCGTGTGTTGGAAAGAAATACA GGAACATCTACAATTGAAGGCATATCATTGAATTTGGGAGACCTTGAAAAGGACATAAAATTGAGCCCTACAGCATTCTCAAAGATGTACAAtctaaaatttcttaaaataatgcatTCCAATGGCGGAGGTTTCCATATGGTCATGAAAGAATATTGCAAAACGGCACCTCCTGGGTACAAAAGCATGCCTGACTCTTTTGATTGTGGGTGCAAAAGCATACATATTCCTGATGGGCTTGAGTCTTTTGTTTCTG AGCCAACTTGA